One segment of Clostridium botulinum DNA contains the following:
- the thrB gene encoding homoserine kinase: protein MIKVRVPATSANMGPGFDSIGMAVTLYNEFAFKEINTGLKFNGIPEEFCNEDNIIYEAMKYCFDKADYKFKGLEISVLKQDIPISRGLGSSSSCIVGGLIGANEILGGKFSKDELLEMAVEIEGHPDNVAPALFGGIVVAIIENNKTVYNKIDIKNKVKFITIVPDFRLSTEKARQVLPKQISRADGIYNIGRAALMISCFLTDRYDLIRSACNDALHQNYRKELIPHFDDVYNKCYELGALGCYLSGAGPTIMAIIDNGAESFSNNIKQYLKDKDIKWRVLELQADNKGAVLIKGDC, encoded by the coding sequence ATGATTAAAGTTAGAGTGCCAGCTACATCAGCAAATATGGGGCCAGGCTTTGATTCAATAGGAATGGCTGTGACGTTATATAATGAATTTGCTTTCAAAGAAATAAATACTGGATTAAAGTTCAATGGAATACCAGAAGAATTTTGTAATGAAGATAATATTATATATGAGGCTATGAAATATTGTTTTGATAAAGCAGATTATAAATTTAAGGGGCTTGAAATATCTGTATTAAAGCAAGATATACCTATATCAAGAGGACTTGGGAGTAGTTCCAGTTGCATAGTTGGGGGACTAATTGGAGCTAATGAAATTTTAGGGGGAAAATTTTCAAAGGATGAGCTATTAGAGATGGCTGTTGAAATAGAGGGTCATCCGGATAATGTTGCACCAGCTTTATTTGGGGGAATAGTTGTTGCAATAATTGAAAATAATAAGACTGTATATAATAAAATAGATATAAAAAATAAAGTTAAATTTATAACTATAGTACCGGACTTTAGATTATCTACTGAAAAAGCAAGGCAAGTTCTACCAAAACAAATTTCAAGGGCAGATGGAATTTACAATATTGGAAGAGCAGCACTTATGATTTCTTGCTTTCTTACTGATAGATATGATTTAATAAGAAGTGCTTGTAATGATGCACTTCATCAAAATTATAGAAAAGAGTTGATTCCTCACTTTGATGACGTTTATAATAAATGTTATGAACTTGGAGCATTAGGCTGTTATTTGAGTGGTGCAGGTCCAACTATTATGGCTATAATCGACAATGGGGCTGAGAGCTTTAGCAATAATATTAAGCAATATTTAAAAGATAAAGATATTAAATGGAGAGTTTTAGAATTACAAGCAGATAACAAGGGGGCAGTTTTAATAAAAGGAGATTGTTGA
- a CDS encoding ACT domain-containing protein, whose translation MKGNYLVIDKRVLPDVYEKVVFAQKLLKDGKVKEITEATKIAGISRSVYYKYKDYIFDFAETSQGKKVTFNLIVKDQTGVLSGVINYISEQGGNILTINQGIPINGVANISVTIDMSTLIGDIKTLLNGLSDIQYVEKIEFVAME comes from the coding sequence ATGAAAGGAAATTACTTAGTTATAGACAAAAGAGTTTTACCCGATGTTTATGAAAAGGTTGTTTTTGCTCAAAAGCTATTGAAAGATGGCAAGGTCAAAGAAATTACTGAAGCTACTAAAATAGCAGGAATAAGTAGAAGTGTATATTATAAATATAAAGATTATATATTTGATTTTGCAGAAACTTCTCAAGGCAAAAAAGTGACTTTCAATTTAATAGTTAAAGATCAAACTGGAGTTTTATCTGGAGTAATAAATTATATTTCAGAACAAGGTGGCAATATATTAACTATAAATCAAGGTATACCTATAAATGGGGTAGCAAATATAAGTGTTACGATTGATATGTCTACATTAATAGGAGACATAAAAACACTTTTAAATGGTTTATCAGACATACAGTATGTTGAAAAAATCGAGTTTGTAGCAATGGAATAA
- a CDS encoding DegV family protein — translation MAVKVVTDSTSYIPQGLLEEYDISIASLNVILNGKSYKEVDLNNKEFYEEMEKCNEIPTSSQPSIDELFKIFKEKVVNGHDVVGIFLSSKMSGTYSSSHLVREMILEEYPDAKIELIDSTTNCMQMGYQVLEAAKNAKLGKGIKEVVKSAIQVKENSKFLFVPDTLKYLKKGGRIGGASALFGTILQIKPILTVENGETTVFNKVRTKKKAVDTIVNEVIKNVKEKGLGEVIVHHINCEDEGLELAKRLEEKLDIPVTIQYIGPIIGLHVGPGSIGIAYYTKG, via the coding sequence ATGGCGGTAAAGGTAGTAACAGACAGTACCAGTTATATTCCACAAGGGTTACTTGAAGAATATGATATTTCAATTGCTTCATTAAATGTTATTTTAAATGGAAAAAGTTATAAAGAAGTTGATTTGAATAATAAAGAGTTTTATGAAGAGATGGAAAAATGCAATGAAATTCCAACTTCATCACAACCAAGTATTGATGAACTTTTTAAAATATTTAAGGAAAAAGTAGTCAATGGACATGATGTTGTAGGAATATTTTTATCATCAAAAATGAGTGGAACATACTCAAGCTCTCACTTAGTTCGTGAAATGATTTTAGAAGAATATCCAGATGCAAAGATAGAGCTAATAGATTCAACAACTAATTGTATGCAAATGGGATACCAAGTGTTAGAAGCAGCAAAAAATGCTAAGCTTGGAAAGGGAATAAAAGAAGTTGTTAAATCAGCAATACAAGTAAAAGAAAATAGTAAGTTTTTATTTGTGCCAGATACACTAAAGTATTTAAAAAAAGGTGGAAGAATAGGTGGAGCTTCTGCTTTGTTTGGAACAATACTTCAAATAAAACCTATTTTAACAGTAGAAAATGGAGAAACTACAGTATTTAATAAAGTAAGAACAAAGAAAAAAGCAGTTGATACCATAGTAAATGAAGTTATAAAAAATGTTAAAGAAAAAGGTTTAGGAGAAGTTATAGTTCATCATATTAATTGTGAAGATGAAGGATTAGAACTTGCTAAAAGATTAGAAGAAAAATTAGATATACCTGTTACTATTCAATATATAGGACCGATAATAGGATTACATGTTGGTCCAGGCAGTATAGGGATTGCATATTATACTAAAGGTTAA
- a CDS encoding DUF3867 domain-containing protein, with translation MDDKIIDFNELKNKAKDKDVDKFESYIYSMYYELAAGNLTMQDFSKNIMTYMEENNISQDKLLNIQKKFLERYGIDPSMIEDQLKMAGINLNQMPNGYESVRKTMGFQEKYKSRIKIKTVSEYTINNEKNNLIVLIEEDKMRLISDKKIDLSDNELNEFICSYKKIIENEKLEVVLSENIKSYEY, from the coding sequence ATGGATGACAAAATTATAGATTTTAATGAATTGAAAAATAAGGCTAAAGACAAAGATGTAGATAAGTTTGAAAGTTATATTTATTCTATGTATTATGAATTGGCAGCAGGAAATTTAACAATGCAAGACTTTTCTAAAAATATTATGACATATATGGAAGAAAATAATATTTCACAAGATAAGTTGTTAAATATTCAAAAGAAATTCTTAGAGAGATATGGTATAGATCCTTCAATGATTGAAGATCAATTAAAAATGGCAGGTATAAATTTAAATCAAATGCCGAATGGCTATGAATCTGTGAGAAAAACTATGGGATTTCAAGAAAAGTACAAAAGTAGAATTAAAATAAAAACAGTATCTGAATACACAATAAATAATGAGAAAAATAATTTAATAGTATTAATAGAAGAAGATAAAATGAGATTAATAAGTGATAAAAAAATAGATTTAAGTGATAATGAATTAAATGAATTTATATGTTCGTATAAAAAAATTATAGAAAATGAAAAATTAGAAGTTGTATTATCTGAAAATATTAAATCTTATGAATATTAA
- a CDS encoding sirohydrochlorin cobaltochelatase, which produces MKNNKAIILVSFGTSNTEAIKKCIDPIENEIREVYGSEYLVFKCFTSKIILRKLSNDFGINILHFEEALRNAKLKDCTDIIIMPLNVLHGNEYEKIKEFVSKYSHEFNKIILGNPILQLDERSKGIELSSIIEGIKNELPKDKNLLLVGHGTTNKSDIVYSLFQKELSKMNYENILVGTLEGKISINEILDKIIIRQIKEITIVPFLSVSGKHITKDIFGENNDSWKCMIEAEGVKVRCFNKSLTELLSVKRLYIENIKELINKL; this is translated from the coding sequence ATGAAAAATAATAAAGCTATTATATTAGTTAGTTTTGGTACGTCAAATACCGAAGCTATAAAAAAATGTATAGATCCAATAGAAAATGAGATAAGAGAAGTTTATGGAAGTGAATATTTAGTTTTTAAGTGTTTTACATCTAAAATAATATTAAGAAAATTATCAAATGATTTTGGAATTAATATATTACATTTTGAAGAAGCTTTAAGAAATGCAAAATTAAAAGACTGTACTGATATTATAATAATGCCTTTAAATGTACTTCATGGAAATGAGTATGAGAAAATAAAAGAATTTGTTTCTAAATATAGTCATGAATTTAATAAAATTATATTAGGAAATCCGATTTTACAATTAGATGAAAGATCTAAGGGAATAGAGCTTAGTAGTATAATAGAAGGAATTAAAAATGAACTACCCAAAGACAAAAATTTATTATTAGTAGGTCATGGTACAACTAATAAATCTGATATTGTATATAGTCTATTTCAAAAAGAATTGTCAAAAATGAATTATGAAAATATACTTGTAGGAACGTTAGAAGGTAAGATTTCTATAAACGAAATTTTAGACAAAATTATAATAAGGCAAATAAAAGAAATAACTATAGTACCGTTTTTGTCAGTATCGGGTAAACATATCACTAAAGATATATTTGGAGAAAATAATGATTCGTGGAAGTGCATGATAGAAGCAGAAGGCGTTAAAGTGAGATGTTTTAATAAATCTTTAACAGAACTTTTAAGTGTAAAAAGATTATATATAGAAAATATTAAAGAATTAATAAATAAATTATAA
- the thrC gene encoding threonine synthase — MKFRSTRGLEHGVASAIAIINGISKDGGLYVPESFPNMYSSLKSKMEFSYEELAFEIINGYFTDIDDEDLKEAINEAYNKRFEVKVHNNFLELYHGPTCAFKDAALLFLPQIMKRAKKICNKEEDIVILAATSGDTGKAALEGFKNINGFKVVVYYPKKGVSAIQERQMITQKGNNVKVIGINGNFDDAQRSVKEIFGDNDFKDNLLKKGVTLSSANSINIGRLVPQIVYYFYGYFDLVKKGVIKQGEKINVVVPTGNFGNILASYYAKQMGLPIDKFICASNENKVLTDFFKSGIYDKRRELVLTESPSMDILVSSNLERLLFEASGRNSEVINNLMNSLNEKGVYEINDDMKKFMKEFYGEYATTEEVSDAIKEVYKKDNYLMDTHTAVGYVVKNKYQAETNDTKEVLIASTASPFKFPRSICKALNISNDGIDDFEVLKKLSEITKNNIPKSLANLSEHEILHDEVWDKSEMKKALLSYLGIEG, encoded by the coding sequence ATGAAGTTTAGAAGTACTAGGGGGCTAGAACATGGGGTAGCCTCTGCAATAGCAATAATAAATGGAATTTCTAAAGATGGAGGACTTTATGTACCTGAAAGTTTTCCTAATATGTATTCATCATTAAAGAGTAAAATGGAATTTAGTTATGAAGAATTAGCATTTGAAATTATTAATGGATATTTTACTGATATTGATGATGAAGATTTAAAGGAAGCAATTAATGAAGCATATAATAAGAGGTTTGAAGTTAAGGTACATAATAACTTTTTAGAATTATATCATGGTCCAACTTGTGCATTTAAGGATGCAGCATTACTATTTCTTCCACAAATAATGAAAAGAGCAAAAAAGATTTGCAACAAAGAAGAAGATATAGTAATATTAGCAGCGACATCGGGTGATACTGGAAAAGCGGCATTAGAAGGATTTAAAAATATTAATGGATTTAAAGTAGTTGTATACTATCCTAAAAAAGGTGTAAGTGCTATACAAGAAAGACAAATGATAACTCAAAAAGGCAATAATGTTAAAGTTATCGGAATAAACGGCAATTTTGATGATGCACAAAGATCAGTGAAAGAAATATTTGGAGATAATGATTTTAAAGATAACCTATTAAAGAAAGGTGTTACTTTATCATCTGCAAATTCTATAAATATAGGTAGGTTAGTTCCACAAATAGTATATTATTTTTATGGGTATTTCGACTTGGTAAAAAAAGGGGTTATAAAACAAGGTGAAAAAATTAATGTAGTAGTTCCAACAGGAAACTTTGGAAATATATTAGCATCATATTATGCTAAACAAATGGGACTTCCTATAGATAAGTTTATCTGTGCTTCAAATGAAAATAAAGTTTTAACAGATTTCTTTAAAAGTGGTATTTATGATAAGAGACGTGAACTTGTATTGACAGAATCGCCATCAATGGATATCTTAGTATCATCTAATCTTGAGAGATTATTATTTGAGGCAAGTGGACGAAATTCAGAAGTTATAAATAATCTTATGAATTCATTGAATGAAAAGGGCGTATATGAAATAAATGATGACATGAAAAAATTTATGAAAGAGTTTTATGGAGAATATGCTACAACAGAAGAGGTATCTGATGCGATAAAAGAAGTTTATAAAAAAGATAATTACTTGATGGATACTCATACAGCAGTTGGTTATGTTGTTAAAAATAAATATCAAGCAGAGACTAATGATACTAAAGAAGTATTAATAGCTTCAACTGCTAGTCCATTTAAATTTCCAAGAAGTATTTGTAAGGCATTAAATATTTCAAATGATGGAATTGATGATTTTGAAGTATTAAAAAAGTTATCTGAAATTACAAAAAACAATATACCTAAGAGTTTGGCTAATTTATCAGAACATGAAATTCTTCATGATGAAGTTTGGGATAAGTCAGAGATGAAAAAAGCATTACTTTCTTATCTTGGAATTGAAGGTTAA
- a CDS encoding alpha/beta hydrolase yields the protein MIISEFLNSFDDTKLYVRKSFVNTAKAVLIIAHGLTEHCNRYEHLIKNLNMDGFNTYLFDHRGHGKSDGKRGDCNNFYEMVKDINFMVDIAKKENKNLPVFLLGHDLGGLAIAEFAINFPHKANGFIMSSALTNNISNTYITNDVHNLICSDKSVVNDYIKDSLIVKEISDNLYIEIKNTLKSLNEHINKFEFPVLILHGKEDKLILCDDSTNFYNKISSSDKTLKIYDGLYHEILNEPDRDYIIDDISQWIKSHL from the coding sequence ATGATTATTTCAGAATTTCTAAACTCTTTTGATGACACAAAACTTTATGTGAGAAAAAGTTTTGTCAATACTGCTAAAGCAGTACTTATTATAGCTCATGGATTAACCGAACATTGTAATCGTTATGAACACTTGATTAAAAATTTAAATATGGATGGATTTAATACTTACCTTTTTGATCACAGAGGTCATGGTAAATCTGATGGTAAACGTGGTGATTGTAATAATTTTTATGAAATGGTTAAAGATATAAATTTTATGGTAGATATAGCAAAAAAAGAAAATAAAAATCTACCAGTATTTTTACTTGGTCATGATTTAGGTGGATTAGCTATAGCTGAATTTGCAATAAATTTTCCGCATAAAGCTAATGGATTTATTATGTCCAGTGCTTTAACAAATAATATCAGTAATACTTATATTACTAACGATGTACACAATTTAATTTGTAGTGATAAATCTGTAGTCAATGATTACATTAAAGATTCTTTAATAGTAAAAGAGATATCAGATAATTTATATATTGAAATTAAAAATACATTAAAATCATTAAATGAACATATAAATAAATTTGAATTCCCTGTATTAATTCTTCACGGGAAAGAAGACAAGCTTATTTTATGTGATGATTCCACTAATTTTTATAATAAAATATCATCATCTGATAAAACATTAAAAATTTATGATGGTCTATATCATGAAATTCTTAATGAACCAGATCGTGATTATATAATTGATGATATTAGCCAATGGATAAAATCACATTTATAA
- a CDS encoding potassium channel family protein, with amino-acid sequence MEIKNKKHYNKFIFNMKENYERELEDLTQRLKNKKYNDIVIDNKKIKIISNKKFMKNNQEELKTLFCYLKEFDGILFCGCIFNDINIEININKNMYYLDCIIENSYIEFEHIKYNCESKVKIYFLNSWFNKLVLENSLSNIFIYNNNFYKDDTLGIKLINCTNSEIVVINKNKNIFNLILENSKYVGIFLYSLRKLITILDDESNSMKYFFYNVEFENVVEINSLKQVTSRYYRYLKINYDENRFVYYELLKYLEYLLGNKYKKIYALLFKYLTGYFISPIKIILICTIIIIVSSIFYLFTGISVDNTRIILYDVHNILSLKITDLLKAMYLSVTTFSTLGYGNIIPIKYGEVVASIEMLLGAIYISIFTGTIFKRYID; translated from the coding sequence ATGGAAATAAAAAATAAGAAACATTATAATAAATTTATTTTTAATATGAAAGAAAATTATGAGAGAGAACTAGAAGATTTAACTCAAAGACTAAAAAATAAAAAATATAATGATATAGTAATTGATAATAAAAAGATAAAAATAATAAGTAATAAAAAATTCATGAAGAATAATCAAGAAGAGCTAAAGACTCTTTTTTGCTATTTAAAAGAATTTGATGGAATATTGTTTTGTGGATGTATTTTTAATGATATAAATATAGAAATAAATATCAATAAAAATATGTACTATTTAGATTGTATTATTGAAAATAGTTATATAGAGTTTGAACATATAAAATATAATTGTGAATCAAAAGTAAAAATATATTTTTTGAATTCATGGTTTAATAAATTAGTATTAGAAAATTCATTGAGTAATATTTTTATTTATAATAATAATTTTTATAAAGATGATACTTTAGGAATAAAGCTAATAAATTGTACAAATTCAGAGATCGTAGTAATAAATAAAAATAAGAATATATTTAATTTAATATTGGAAAATTCAAAGTATGTAGGTATATTTCTGTATTCATTAAGAAAACTTATTACTATTTTAGATGATGAGTCTAATTCTATGAAATATTTTTTTTATAATGTTGAATTTGAAAATGTCGTAGAAATCAATTCATTAAAACAGGTTACATCTAGATATTATCGATATTTAAAAATTAATTATGATGAAAATAGATTTGTATATTATGAGCTACTAAAATATCTAGAATATTTACTAGGAAATAAATATAAAAAAATATATGCTTTATTATTTAAATATCTTACTGGATATTTTATAAGCCCAATAAAAATAATATTAATTTGTACAATAATAATTATAGTATCATCAATATTCTATTTATTTACAGGAATAAGTGTAGATAATACAAGAATAATACTTTATGATGTTCATAATATATTATCACTAAAGATTACTGACTTATTAAAAGCTATGTATCTATCTGTAACTACATTTTCTACATTGGGATATGGTAATATAATACCGATTAAATATGGGGAAGTTGTTGCATCAATTGAAATGCTTTTAGGAGCTATCTATATCAGTATATTTACTGGAACTATTTTTAAGAGATATATTGATTAA
- a CDS encoding alpha/beta hydrolase, translating to MNFIKKFFKWLLIILLIISISLGIVLRKRIQLTYTIVKDIISLKDNFSPNNKFEFSPTNDVDYKDIVYKNTNNVPLKLDIYKPLKNIYKSSPVILYVHGGSWVYGDKSIPQFITPILDIFRNNGFTIISTEYELMRSHENFQKQICDIKDTLRWIYKNSENYNIDSNQIGIIGMSSGAHLSLMSAYTSNNEFTDDIDLANYPSNVKYVIDFFGPTDLNLLDTSGLNWDLTNIFNSINDRSSIASEFNPINYINSNIPETLIIHSKSDSLVPYESSLELYNKCIEEKASAKLVPLEGTSHDMSNVFTQDIINLTKEVLRFIVKNSPLY from the coding sequence ATGAATTTTATAAAAAAGTTTTTTAAATGGTTATTAATAATTCTATTAATCATTAGCATTAGCTTAGGAATAGTTCTTAGAAAGAGAATTCAATTAACTTATACTATAGTTAAAGATATAATTTCTTTAAAAGATAATTTTTCACCAAATAATAAGTTTGAATTTTCACCAACCAATGATGTAGATTATAAAGATATAGTCTATAAAAATACTAATAATGTACCATTAAAATTAGATATTTATAAACCTTTGAAAAATATCTATAAGAGTTCTCCTGTAATTTTATATGTACATGGTGGCAGTTGGGTCTATGGTGATAAGAGTATTCCTCAGTTTATTACTCCAATACTAGATATCTTTAGAAATAATGGATTTACTATAATAAGTACGGAATATGAACTTATGCGTTCACATGAAAATTTTCAAAAACAAATATGTGATATAAAAGACACTTTACGGTGGATTTACAAAAATAGCGAAAACTATAATATTGATTCAAATCAAATTGGAATTATAGGTATGTCATCTGGTGCTCATTTATCATTAATGAGTGCATACACTTCAAATAATGAATTTACTGATGATATTGATTTAGCTAACTATCCTTCAAACGTGAAATATGTTATTGATTTTTTTGGACCAACAGATCTTAATTTATTAGATACCTCTGGTTTAAATTGGGATTTAACAAATATTTTTAATTCTATAAATGATAGAAGCTCTATAGCCTCTGAATTTAATCCTATTAACTATATTAATTCCAATATTCCAGAAACTTTGATAATTCATAGTAAGAGTGATTCTCTTGTTCCTTACGAAAGTTCTTTAGAGTTATATAATAAATGTATTGAGGAAAAAGCTTCTGCTAAATTAGTACCTTTAGAAGGAACTTCACATGACATGTCAAACGTATTTACACAGGATATAATCAATTTAACAAAAGAAGTTTTAAGATTTATAGTAAAAAATTCTCCATTATATTAA
- a CDS encoding DUF6414 family protein, which produces MNNPFDILIYLDENLVRNLSSLVLSGYIDTRIQKRIRDAKISEGIHFDSRNGSFQQETEGRNEREGFRDENTGNLTNVEEHNQVWKDFNGTGNVRLEEEIRRTYTTFVLNGNLNNFFNKGEILRPRNAVNILNDEVESGELVEITGQITNQSLISYVDTLITLLSAIGCENLDPLLDKEKYKFINFSVLLNLLNKLKGTLTLNNTQDLIMTTGECTTVLTVNNNNFMNNDYNIFDKINCDCKVVGKVVKTCCGSSCINFLRKTGTEKFYEDLLIYCDSLLGCLKENGIMVPERPCCKVENKGIQLMPISISI; this is translated from the coding sequence ATGAATAATCCTTTTGATATACTTATATACTTAGATGAAAACTTAGTTAGAAATTTATCTTCTCTAGTTTTATCAGGATATATAGATACTAGAATTCAAAAAAGAATTAGAGATGCAAAAATTTCTGAAGGAATTCATTTCGATAGCAGGAATGGTTCTTTTCAACAAGAAACTGAGGGAAGAAACGAAAGGGAAGGATTTAGAGATGAGAATACAGGTAATCTTACAAATGTAGAAGAGCATAATCAAGTATGGAAAGATTTTAATGGAACAGGAAATGTAAGGTTAGAAGAAGAGATACGTAGGACATACACAACATTTGTTCTTAATGGAAATCTTAATAATTTTTTTAATAAAGGTGAAATTTTACGACCTAGAAATGCAGTTAATATATTAAATGATGAAGTAGAATCAGGAGAATTAGTAGAAATTACAGGTCAAATAACTAATCAATCATTAATTTCTTATGTAGATACATTAATTACTTTACTAAGTGCAATAGGATGTGAAAATTTAGATCCTTTATTAGATAAAGAAAAATATAAATTTATAAATTTTTCAGTATTATTAAATTTATTAAATAAATTAAAAGGAACATTAACATTAAATAATACTCAAGATTTAATTATGACAACAGGGGAATGCACTACAGTTCTAACTGTTAATAATAATAATTTTATGAATAACGACTATAATATATTTGATAAAATTAATTGTGATTGTAAAGTGGTTGGCAAAGTTGTGAAAACGTGTTGTGGATCAAGTTGTATAAATTTCTTAAGGAAAACTGGGACAGAAAAATTTTATGAAGACCTTTTGATTTATTGTGATTCTCTCTTAGGATGTTTAAAGGAGAATGGAATAATGGTTCCGGAAAGACCTTGTTGTAAAGTTGAGAATAAAGGAATACAATTAATGCCAATAAGCATTTCTATTTAA
- the hemL gene encoding glutamate-1-semialdehyde 2,1-aminomutase, with the protein MNNLEIFEESKKYMPGGVNSPVRCFKEMGMNPPVIKSGKGVIIRDEDGKEYIDFVLAWGPLLLGHCDEDVVKAIKETSENALAFGAPTKLELELSKFMCENLDNVEMIRMVNSGTEATMSAVKLARGYTGKSKIVKFAGCYHGHFDGFLIEAGSGVLTEGIPGSLGVPKESVENTLIGLYNDKVQIKELFKKYGNEIAAVIIEPVAGNMGVIKANEDFIKELRDLCDEYGALLIFDEVMTGFRVAFKGAQTLFDIKPDLITYAKIMGGGLPCGAYAGKKEIMEKLSPCGGVYQAGTMSGNPIVMAAGLATLTKLKNNTEFYDNVEKMGKKLQDGLIKISEENNLPLIVNRVGGMLTLFFTELEKVNTYEDVKTCDNERFKRYFKHMLNEGFNIAPSQFEAMFLSVKHTEEHIDKFLDAFKRFAINEK; encoded by the coding sequence ATGAATAATTTAGAGATATTCGAAGAATCAAAAAAATATATGCCAGGTGGAGTAAATAGTCCAGTTAGATGTTTTAAAGAAATGGGAATGAATCCTCCAGTAATAAAATCTGGAAAAGGTGTAATTATTAGAGATGAAGACGGGAAAGAATATATAGATTTTGTTTTAGCATGGGGACCATTACTTCTAGGACATTGTGATGAAGATGTAGTAAAAGCAATAAAAGAAACAAGTGAAAATGCATTGGCTTTTGGAGCACCAACTAAATTAGAATTAGAACTAAGTAAATTTATGTGTGAAAATTTAGATAATGTAGAAATGATAAGAATGGTTAACTCAGGTACAGAAGCTACTATGAGTGCTGTAAAGCTTGCAAGAGGATATACAGGAAAGAGTAAGATAGTTAAATTTGCAGGATGTTATCATGGACATTTTGATGGATTTTTAATAGAAGCAGGATCAGGAGTACTTACAGAAGGAATTCCAGGTTCTCTTGGAGTACCAAAGGAAAGTGTGGAAAACACATTAATAGGATTATATAATGACAAAGTACAAATAAAAGAACTTTTCAAAAAGTATGGAAATGAAATTGCTGCTGTGATTATAGAGCCAGTTGCAGGAAATATGGGTGTTATAAAGGCTAATGAGGATTTCATTAAAGAATTAAGAGATTTATGTGATGAATATGGTGCATTACTTATATTTGATGAAGTAATGACAGGATTCAGAGTAGCATTTAAAGGAGCACAAACATTATTTGATATTAAGCCTGACTTAATTACATATGCCAAAATAATGGGGGGTGGACTTCCATGTGGAGCATATGCTGGTAAGAAAGAGATTATGGAAAAATTATCTCCATGCGGAGGAGTTTATCAAGCAGGTACAATGTCAGGAAATCCTATAGTAATGGCAGCAGGACTTGCTACATTAACTAAGCTAAAAAATAATACAGAATTCTACGATAATGTTGAAAAGATGGGTAAAAAACTTCAAGATGGTCTTATAAAAATATCAGAAGAAAATAATTTACCTTTAATAGTGAACAGAGTTGGCGGAATGTTAACATTATTCTTTACAGAATTAGAAAAAGTAAACACTTATGAAGATGTGAAAACTTGTGATAATGAAAGATTTAAGAGATACTTCAAACATATGTTAAATGAAGGCTTTAATATAGCTCCATCACAATTTGAAGCTATGTTTTTAAGTGTAAAGCATACAGAAGAACATATTGATAAATTCTTAGATGCATTTAAGAGGTTTGCTATAAATGAAAAATAA